In Lentibacillus amyloliquefaciens, one DNA window encodes the following:
- a CDS encoding aldehyde dehydrogenase: MGKIEIETIVNRQRSLFQSGETLDVTFRKQQLTLLKGMLEKYEGEIYHALKNDLNKSEYEAFTTELGFLYSEIDFALKHLTDWMKLEKVATPITHKGSKSFIHKEPYGVTLIMAPWNYPLHLAIAPAIGAIAAGNTIVVKPSEFTQSTSAILSEMVQSTFDASYFTVVEGDKEISQELLEQRWDYIFFTGSSYVGKIVMEQASKHLTPVTLELGGKSPAIVDKDAKIDLAAKRIVWGKFTNAGQTCVAPDYVYVHEKVKLKLLRAMKKHTRSFYGKKPLENPNFVQIIGKEHFNRLNTFLTEGEVVHGGCTNDEKLRIEPTILDKISGNDAIMQEEIFGPILPVMTFSSIDDVILELKQKDKPLALYYFGENEEKQQQVMTRISFGGGCINDTLYHLANPHLPFGGVGNSGMGAYHGKYSFDTFSHQKSVLKQTTKFDIPFRYPGGKLAKAVVKRLMK; the protein is encoded by the coding sequence ATGGGGAAGATAGAAATAGAAACAATCGTCAATCGTCAGCGCAGCCTGTTTCAATCAGGCGAAACATTGGATGTCACTTTTCGCAAACAGCAGCTGACCTTGCTGAAAGGCATGCTGGAAAAATATGAGGGTGAAATTTACCATGCTTTAAAAAATGATTTGAATAAGTCGGAGTATGAAGCTTTTACAACCGAATTGGGATTTTTGTACAGTGAAATTGACTTTGCCCTTAAACACTTGACAGACTGGATGAAACTGGAAAAAGTAGCAACTCCCATCACCCATAAGGGGAGTAAAAGTTTCATTCACAAAGAACCTTATGGTGTTACATTGATCATGGCACCATGGAATTATCCACTGCATCTGGCCATAGCACCGGCAATCGGAGCCATCGCAGCAGGCAATACCATTGTCGTGAAACCATCTGAATTCACACAGTCGACCTCAGCCATTCTATCGGAAATGGTACAATCAACGTTTGACGCGTCCTATTTTACTGTTGTTGAAGGTGACAAAGAAATCAGTCAGGAGCTTCTGGAACAACGATGGGACTACATCTTTTTCACCGGCAGCTCGTATGTCGGCAAAATTGTGATGGAACAAGCAAGCAAACACCTCACACCAGTGACATTGGAATTGGGCGGCAAAAGCCCTGCCATCGTTGATAAAGATGCAAAAATTGATTTGGCAGCCAAGCGTATTGTCTGGGGAAAATTTACGAACGCCGGTCAGACATGTGTCGCACCGGATTATGTATACGTACATGAAAAAGTGAAGCTAAAACTGTTAAGAGCGATGAAAAAACATACAAGATCATTTTATGGTAAAAAACCGCTCGAAAACCCGAATTTTGTGCAGATTATCGGCAAAGAACACTTTAACAGGCTGAATACATTTCTGACAGAAGGCGAGGTAGTTCATGGCGGCTGTACCAATGATGAAAAGCTGCGTATCGAACCGACCATCCTGGATAAGATAAGCGGGAATGACGCCATCATGCAGGAGGAGATTTTTGGGCCAATCTTACCGGTTATGACATTTAGCTCAATTGATGACGTTATCTTAGAACTAAAACAGAAGGATAAGCCGCTCGCACTTTATTATTTTGGCGAAAATGAAGAAAAACAGCAGCAAGTTATGACACGTATATCGTTTGGCGGCGGCTGCATCAACGACACACTCTATCATTTGGCCAATCCACACCTGCCATTCGGGGGTGTTGGCAACAGCGGGATGGGTGCTTATCACGGCAAGTACAGTTTTGATACATTCTCTCACCAAAAAAGCGTCTTAAAACAAACGACTAAATTTGATATTCCGTTCAGGTACCCCGGCGGAAAACTTGCAAAGGCTGTTGTCAAGCGGCTGATGAAATAA
- a CDS encoding glycerophosphodiester phosphodiesterase codes for MQAKIFAHRGASKHAPENTMDAFTLAYQEGADGIETDVHLTKDRVPVLMHDERVNRTTNGTGYIKDYTFSQLKKLDAGAWFSPDFAGARILRLDELLEWIDDKSLYLNIELKNNKIDYRHLETIVYDRLSNYRLLHRTILSTFNPISIKKLKTLNQTIGTALLSSKRDKNLVSSAGQLGANAVHIKYQRLQQKLVNSCHHRDMAVRVYTVNKPKQMLHCFRTGCDGIFTDVPKIAIQCRAQIKEESM; via the coding sequence TTGCAGGCAAAAATTTTTGCACATCGCGGTGCCAGCAAACATGCACCAGAAAATACAATGGATGCTTTCACCCTTGCTTATCAAGAGGGGGCTGACGGTATTGAAACAGACGTCCATCTGACAAAAGATCGTGTTCCCGTGTTGATGCACGATGAACGGGTCAACCGGACAACAAATGGAACCGGCTATATAAAAGATTATACATTCAGCCAATTGAAAAAGCTGGATGCCGGTGCATGGTTTTCACCCGACTTTGCCGGAGCCCGAATTTTAAGGCTGGATGAGCTGCTGGAATGGATTGACGATAAGTCATTATATTTAAATATTGAACTGAAAAATAATAAAATAGATTATAGGCATTTGGAAACGATTGTTTATGACAGGCTTTCAAATTATCGCTTATTACATCGTACTATACTGTCAACGTTTAATCCAATCAGTATAAAAAAGTTAAAAACACTGAACCAGACAATCGGAACAGCCCTTTTAAGTTCCAAACGGGATAAAAACCTTGTCTCATCTGCCGGTCAGCTGGGTGCGAATGCTGTCCATATTAAATACCAGCGGCTGCAGCAGAAGCTTGTCAACTCATGTCATCACAGGGATATGGCTGTACGTGTGTATACAGTAAACAAGCCAAAACAAATGCTCCACTGCTTCCGTACAGGATGCGACGGGATATTTACAGACGTACCCAAGATTGCGATTCAGTGTCGTGCGCAAATCAAGGAGGAATCAATGTGA
- a CDS encoding M20/M25/M40 family metallo-hydrolase, producing MKTWQTKDQLIELLVSLVGHGSITGSHAEIAQAEYLKRMLMQKPYFEKNPGHVKLHPLEDGRRLLTALVKGNDTSETVILLSHFDVVGVEDYGSLKSLAFRPKELTKQMKYIRERFPKDVQADIDSGDWLFGRGTMDMKAGITLHLSMLEKAMNGEFKGNLLLLSVPDEEVNSQGMMTALPVLDQLKQDEGLTYNACLNGEPIFSKYPGDSHYYTYTGSIGKVLPGFYCYGKESHVGEPFAGISPNLMVSFLSQEIELNEAFIEKAGDEVAPPPVSLMQRDLKEEYSVQTPHTAVAMYNILYLKQTLQEINDKLLKGAQKAADNIASYVQQKAYYFGSMAEDFMVPDFQVNVIMYEDLYNEAVKRYGTEEVIRRQNLIVNKRDQGDRDFSTVLVQELADMCKDLAPMIVVFYSPPFYPAVSSFDDPYIQDVMKHVKTFTQSNFQLDLTVAEFFTGLSDLSFVGPVASESHLQQLTANLPLQNNGFSFPEDAMKQLTMPVLNIGPLGKDPHQWTERLELTYSFEYLPSILTEAIHRLFEKE from the coding sequence ATGAAAACATGGCAAACAAAAGACCAATTGATTGAATTGCTTGTGTCACTTGTCGGTCACGGAAGCATTACCGGCAGCCATGCAGAAATTGCACAGGCAGAGTATTTGAAACGTATGCTCATGCAGAAACCATATTTTGAAAAGAACCCGGGTCATGTAAAATTACATCCCTTAGAAGATGGCCGCAGACTTCTAACAGCCTTGGTGAAAGGGAACGATACATCAGAAACAGTTATTCTCTTGAGCCATTTCGATGTCGTGGGCGTTGAGGATTATGGTTCATTGAAGAGTCTGGCTTTCCGTCCTAAAGAACTGACAAAGCAAATGAAATACATAAGAGAGCGGTTTCCGAAAGATGTACAAGCGGATATTGATTCAGGTGACTGGCTGTTTGGCCGCGGTACGATGGATATGAAAGCAGGCATCACGTTGCATTTGTCCATGCTTGAAAAAGCAATGAACGGTGAATTCAAGGGGAATCTTCTTCTGCTTTCGGTGCCTGATGAGGAAGTGAATTCACAGGGGATGATGACAGCACTTCCTGTGTTAGACCAATTGAAACAAGATGAAGGTTTAACGTATAATGCTTGCTTAAATGGCGAACCGATATTCAGCAAATATCCCGGCGACAGCCATTATTACACCTACACGGGTTCAATCGGAAAAGTTTTGCCCGGTTTTTATTGCTACGGAAAGGAATCACATGTCGGTGAACCGTTTGCCGGCATCAGTCCGAATTTAATGGTGAGCTTTTTATCACAAGAGATTGAACTGAATGAAGCTTTCATCGAAAAGGCCGGTGATGAAGTGGCGCCGCCGCCTGTCAGTTTAATGCAGCGTGATTTAAAAGAAGAATATTCGGTACAGACACCACACACAGCCGTTGCTATGTATAATATTCTATATTTAAAGCAGACGCTGCAGGAGATAAACGATAAATTGCTCAAGGGCGCTCAGAAGGCAGCTGACAACATTGCGAGCTACGTGCAGCAAAAAGCATATTATTTTGGCAGTATGGCAGAGGATTTTATGGTGCCGGATTTTCAGGTCAATGTCATCATGTATGAAGATTTATATAACGAGGCTGTCAAACGTTATGGCACAGAAGAAGTGATACGCAGGCAAAACCTGATCGTTAATAAGCGGGATCAGGGGGACCGGGATTTTTCGACAGTATTGGTTCAGGAACTGGCTGATATGTGCAAAGATTTGGCACCAATGATTGTTGTATTTTACAGTCCGCCTTTTTATCCAGCGGTATCGTCATTTGATGACCCGTACATTCAGGATGTGATGAAACATGTCAAAACCTTTACGCAGTCTAATTTTCAGCTTGATTTGACGGTAGCTGAATTTTTTACCGGACTTTCTGATTTGAGCTTTGTTGGACCTGTTGCTTCTGAAAGTCATTTGCAGCAGCTGACAGCCAATTTACCGCTGCAGAATAACGGATTTTCCTTCCCTGAGGATGCAATGAAGCAGCTGACGATGCCGGTATTAAACATTGGTCCTTTAGGGAAAGATCCGCATCAATGGACAGAGCGCCTTGAGCTTACTTATAGTTTTGAATACTTGCCATCGATATTAACTGAGGCAATTCACCGGCTTTTTGAGAAAGAATAG
- a CDS encoding M20/M25/M40 family metallo-hydrolase, protein MISINKNRLLDEFFELVQIDSETGHETEIAEILTNKFKRLGLDVTEDDSKEKTGHGAGNLICTLKGTKTNADTIYFTSHMDTVVPGNGIKPSIEDGFIVSDGTTILGADDKAGLAAIIEMIRTLKENDIEHGDVEFIITVGEESGLVGAKSLDGSLIKAKYGYAIDSNGPVGDIIVSAPTQAKLYSVMKGKTAHAGLAPEKGVSAITLAAKAIAKMPLGRIDDETTANIGRFEGGKQTNIVADRVNILAEARSLNPGKMEKQVTAMKEAFENTAEEYGGTAEVDVEIMYPGFNQDSNDEVVEVARNAARSIGRESNLQKSGGGSDANVIAGLGIPTVNLAVGYEEIHTTNERIPVEELVKITEIVTAIVQEAAER, encoded by the coding sequence ATGATTTCCATCAACAAGAATAGACTGCTTGATGAATTTTTTGAACTGGTTCAAATTGATTCAGAAACCGGTCATGAAACAGAAATAGCAGAAATACTGACAAATAAATTCAAACGTTTAGGCTTGGACGTTACTGAAGATGACAGCAAAGAAAAAACAGGTCATGGGGCAGGGAATTTAATTTGCACATTGAAAGGCACTAAAACAAATGCTGATACGATTTACTTCACGTCGCATATGGATACGGTTGTTCCGGGAAACGGGATAAAGCCATCGATAGAAGACGGTTTTATCGTTTCGGATGGAACCACAATCCTGGGCGCTGATGATAAGGCCGGACTTGCAGCCATAATCGAAATGATCCGCACCTTAAAAGAAAATGATATTGAACATGGCGATGTTGAATTTATAATTACCGTTGGTGAAGAATCGGGTCTGGTTGGAGCGAAATCCCTTGACGGCTCGCTCATTAAGGCAAAATATGGCTATGCGATTGACAGTAACGGTCCTGTCGGTGACATTATCGTTTCGGCACCTACTCAAGCCAAACTCTATTCGGTGATGAAAGGGAAAACTGCACACGCAGGGCTTGCACCGGAAAAGGGGGTTTCAGCGATTACACTTGCTGCTAAGGCAATAGCTAAAATGCCGCTGGGCAGAATTGACGATGAAACAACAGCGAATATTGGCCGTTTCGAAGGTGGAAAACAGACAAACATCGTCGCCGATCGTGTCAATATTCTGGCAGAAGCACGCTCACTAAATCCGGGAAAAATGGAGAAGCAAGTAACTGCTATGAAGGAAGCTTTTGAAAATACAGCAGAAGAGTATGGCGGCACTGCTGAAGTGGATGTTGAAATTATGTATCCGGGCTTCAATCAGGATTCAAATGATGAAGTTGTGGAAGTTGCACGGAATGCCGCCAGATCTATTGGCCGTGAAAGTAATCTGCAGAAAAGCGGAGGAGGCAGTGACGCGAACGTGATTGCCGGTCTGGGCATCCCAACTGTTAATCTCGCTGTCGGCTATGAAGAAATCCATACAACGAATGAACGGATACCTGTTGAAGAACTGGTTAAAATCACTGAAATAGTGACAGCTATTGTACAGGAAGCGGCTGAAAGATAA
- a CDS encoding DNA polymerase IV, producing the protein MSQWYPKKGRIIFHVDMNSFYASVEMAYNPELKGKPLAIAGNPEERKGIVVTSSYEARAKGVKTTMQLWQARRLCPELIVLRPNFDRYRTASKEIFQMLAEITPYVQPVSIDEGYMDVTAAEQHGNPVEIAQNLQEKINNKLDLPCSIGIAPNKFLAKMASDMKKPMGITILRKRDISEKLWPLPIEEMYGVGEKTAKKLRTFDINTIWDLANGDSYQLKQILGINGERLQNRANGVDTRAVDPDAVHEFKSIGSSQTLAEDTTDDAEIRILMHKLAENVERRMKRKKAAGKSVQIMIRYHDHKTVTRSRKLHQFIENKDDILYFANELFQKHWNSEPIRLLGITVQDVDEKQNIAKQLDLFTYEKEAEKEKLYEAIDNLSQKYGKNTFKQLQNDDKNEQPRTSFQKDFLDDFKK; encoded by the coding sequence ATGTCACAATGGTATCCGAAAAAAGGAAGGATCATCTTTCACGTGGATATGAATTCTTTCTATGCCTCTGTTGAAATGGCCTATAATCCAGAATTAAAAGGCAAGCCACTTGCAATTGCCGGTAACCCGGAAGAGCGTAAAGGCATTGTTGTCACAAGCAGCTACGAAGCTCGGGCGAAAGGGGTTAAGACAACCATGCAGTTATGGCAAGCCCGCCGTCTATGCCCGGAATTAATTGTTTTGCGCCCGAATTTTGATCGGTATCGAACCGCCTCAAAGGAAATATTTCAGATGCTTGCGGAAATAACACCGTATGTTCAGCCTGTGTCGATTGATGAAGGGTATATGGATGTGACCGCTGCTGAACAGCATGGTAACCCGGTTGAAATAGCTCAAAATCTCCAGGAAAAAATCAACAATAAATTGGATCTTCCCTGCAGCATTGGTATCGCCCCCAACAAATTTTTGGCGAAGATGGCTTCAGACATGAAAAAGCCAATGGGAATCACGATATTGCGGAAACGGGATATCAGTGAAAAACTTTGGCCTTTGCCTATTGAGGAAATGTATGGGGTAGGGGAAAAGACGGCAAAAAAACTGCGCACATTCGATATTAACACCATTTGGGACCTGGCAAATGGTGACAGCTACCAACTGAAACAAATACTTGGTATCAACGGGGAAAGACTTCAGAACAGGGCGAATGGTGTTGATACACGCGCGGTGGATCCCGATGCGGTTCATGAATTTAAAAGCATCGGCAGCTCCCAGACCCTTGCTGAGGATACGACAGATGATGCGGAGATCCGAATACTGATGCACAAACTGGCTGAAAATGTTGAGCGGCGGATGAAACGTAAAAAGGCAGCAGGAAAAAGTGTGCAAATCATGATCAGGTATCATGACCATAAAACAGTTACGAGAAGCCGAAAATTGCATCAGTTCATTGAAAACAAGGATGATATTCTGTACTTTGCCAATGAGTTATTTCAAAAACATTGGAATTCAGAACCAATCAGGCTACTTGGCATTACTGTCCAGGATGTTGATGAGAAGCAAAACATTGCTAAACAGCTGGATTTATTTACGTATGAAAAAGAAGCCGAAAAAGAGAAGTTATACGAGGCCATTGACAACCTTTCCCAAAAATATGGCAAAAATACGTTTAAACAGCTGCAGAATGATGATAAAAATGAACAGCCGCGGACAAGCTTTCAAAAAGATTTTCTGGATGATTTTAAAAAATAA
- a CDS encoding MBL fold metallo-hydrolase, with protein MKVLDKTISQLTIPTPFAVGDVHMYLLKGDTLSLVDAGVKTKEGWEALRIQLDELGYKPNDVEQIILTHHHPDHTGLIEFFPRAEAIAAHENVDLWLKHDEAFLARYEQFFETFLKACGVPEQLMPSSSELQGTIEFTGKAQLTHKLEEGNRLPGHEDWRIIETKGHAQTHLSFLRESDGAFIGGDHLLHHISPNPLLEPPVRDKERPKPMLQYRANLIKCRSLGIQTVYPGHGQIFSDTDRIIPLRLRRQEERANKVYQLLLTNRQTPFDLCKQIFPKQYEKQLSLTMSETIGQLDYLEDEGLARKRLQGDIYVYEVVNY; from the coding sequence ATGAAAGTATTGGACAAAACAATCAGTCAGCTTACCATACCGACGCCATTTGCGGTCGGGGATGTACACATGTATTTGCTTAAAGGCGACACATTATCATTGGTCGACGCCGGTGTTAAGACAAAAGAGGGATGGGAAGCACTAAGGATACAATTAGATGAATTGGGCTACAAGCCAAATGATGTTGAACAAATTATTTTAACGCATCATCATCCGGATCATACGGGTTTAATTGAATTCTTTCCCCGGGCTGAGGCGATTGCCGCTCATGAAAATGTGGATTTATGGCTGAAGCATGATGAAGCATTTTTGGCCCGGTATGAACAATTTTTTGAAACGTTTTTAAAGGCTTGCGGTGTACCGGAGCAATTGATGCCAAGCTCAAGTGAATTACAAGGAACGATTGAATTTACGGGGAAGGCTCAGCTGACGCATAAACTTGAGGAAGGGAACCGACTGCCCGGCCATGAGGATTGGCGAATCATTGAAACGAAGGGGCATGCCCAGACTCATTTATCGTTTTTGCGTGAAAGCGACGGGGCATTTATCGGCGGCGACCATTTGCTTCATCATATTTCCCCGAATCCGCTTTTGGAACCGCCGGTAAGGGACAAAGAACGTCCTAAACCAATGCTGCAATACCGTGCCAATCTGATCAAGTGCCGCTCACTGGGGATTCAAACGGTTTATCCGGGCCATGGTCAAATATTTTCAGATACAGATAGGATAATACCCTTGCGTCTGCGGCGTCAGGAAGAACGGGCAAATAAAGTATATCAGCTCTTACTGACCAATCGTCAGACGCCATTTGACCTTTGTAAACAGATTTTTCCGAAGCAATACGAAAAACAATTAAGTCTGACAATGTCCGAAACAATTGGGCAGCTCGACTATCTTGAGGATGAAGGTCTTGCCCGCAAAAGGCTGCAGGGTGATATCTATGTTTACGAAGTTGTAAATTACTAA
- a CDS encoding DNA polymerase thumb domain-containing protein, with translation MDYSNYQRNDVLCIDMRSFYASVEAVKRGVDPMTVQLAVVGDVKRPGSIVLAASPALKKKHGISNVSRFFELPADSDIVVAPAHMADYLEVSMEITKLINQYVPKEAIHQYSVDEVWVTVNGLERLFGNRWQVADAIRQDILKNFGISCSIGIGDNKFLAKVVMDLHAKKHGIAECTYEDVAEKLWPVPVQDIWGIGRRMQRNFNRMGIVTLGQLANFPMKQLTKRFGIMGEQLYWHAWGIDLSPVFGNFTKTEQKGFGHGISLLRDYSADEVAICILDLCEEACRRARSANKAGKTIHLGISYAKESGGGFSRSRSVSLSTNITMDVYDVCMQLFHEFYDGISDIRHVYVTLGNLYENGETQLDLFDNRPQKKDIGYVMDAIRDKYGSTAILRASSYTGAGIAIGRSSKIGGHQA, from the coding sequence ATGGATTATTCCAATTATCAGCGGAATGATGTGTTATGTATTGATATGCGTTCCTTTTATGCAAGTGTCGAAGCAGTCAAACGAGGGGTTGACCCGATGACTGTGCAGCTGGCCGTCGTAGGAGATGTCAAAAGGCCGGGAAGCATCGTTCTGGCTGCCTCGCCCGCCCTAAAGAAAAAACACGGAATCAGCAATGTCAGCCGTTTTTTTGAACTGCCTGCCGATTCCGATATTGTGGTTGCGCCGGCTCATATGGCGGATTACTTGGAAGTATCGATGGAAATCACCAAACTAATTAATCAATATGTCCCGAAAGAAGCGATTCATCAATATTCAGTTGATGAAGTCTGGGTGACAGTGAATGGTCTGGAAAGATTATTCGGCAACAGATGGCAAGTGGCAGATGCCATCAGACAGGATATCCTGAAAAACTTCGGAATCTCATGCTCCATCGGTATAGGCGACAACAAATTTCTGGCTAAAGTCGTCATGGATCTGCATGCTAAAAAACACGGTATAGCTGAATGCACATATGAAGATGTGGCGGAAAAATTGTGGCCAGTTCCGGTTCAGGACATTTGGGGAATCGGACGCCGGATGCAGCGCAATTTTAACCGAATGGGGATTGTTACTCTTGGACAGCTTGCTAATTTCCCCATGAAACAATTAACCAAACGGTTCGGCATCATGGGTGAACAGCTGTATTGGCATGCATGGGGAATTGATTTAAGCCCTGTGTTCGGCAATTTCACCAAAACAGAACAGAAAGGGTTCGGGCATGGCATCTCTTTGCTGCGCGATTATTCCGCAGACGAGGTTGCCATTTGCATTCTTGATTTATGTGAAGAAGCGTGCCGGCGGGCAAGGAGTGCCAATAAGGCCGGTAAGACCATCCACCTTGGCATCTCATACGCGAAAGAGTCAGGCGGCGGTTTCAGCCGGTCACGATCAGTCAGCCTGTCCACCAACATCACAATGGACGTCTACGATGTTTGTATGCAGTTATTTCATGAATTCTACGATGGCATCAGTGATATCCGGCACGTCTATGTAACGCTTGGTAACCTTTATGAGAATGGTGAAACACAATTGGACCTTTTCGATAACCGCCCCCAGAAAAAAGATATTGGCTATGTTATGGACGCCATTCGTGATAAATATGGATCAACGGCCATACTTCGGGCTTCAAGCTACACAGGTGCAGGCATTGCGATCGGACGGAGCAGCAAAATCGGCGGCCACCAGGCATAG
- the rnz gene encoding ribonuclease Z, producing the protein MELFFLGTGSGIPSKERNVSSVALKLLQEQNSIWLFDCGEATQHQILHTTIKPRKITKIFITHMHGDHIFGLPGLLSSRSFQGGTDPLTIYGPEGIKDFVETSLSVSGSSLTYPLSIIEFTEGELFEDEHFRVSCKKLEHGMPSFGFRIREKDKPGKLLVDKLKAAGVEPGPIYQQIKDNDIVHTDDGRIIRRDDYLGPVKKGRIVTILGDTRSPEKNQSFVKGSDVLVHEATFGDEKKHLAKAYCHSTAKQAARLAIDSDIGKLILTHISSRYQQGDDDKLTEEARKIFPMTELANDFHQVSIESK; encoded by the coding sequence ATGGAACTTTTTTTTCTTGGGACCGGATCAGGCATCCCTTCCAAAGAGCGCAATGTCTCTAGTGTTGCTTTAAAATTGCTTCAGGAACAGAATAGTATTTGGCTGTTTGATTGTGGTGAAGCGACCCAGCATCAAATTTTGCATACGACTATCAAACCACGCAAAATCACAAAGATTTTTATTACCCATATGCATGGTGATCATATTTTCGGGTTGCCGGGCCTTTTAAGCAGCCGATCATTTCAAGGCGGGACAGACCCTTTAACCATTTATGGCCCTGAAGGCATTAAAGACTTTGTTGAAACCAGTCTATCGGTCAGCGGCTCGTCTCTCACCTATCCCCTTTCCATTATTGAATTTACGGAAGGTGAATTGTTTGAGGATGAACATTTCAGGGTATCATGCAAAAAACTTGAGCATGGTATGCCGAGTTTTGGTTTTAGAATCAGAGAAAAAGACAAACCCGGGAAACTGCTCGTTGACAAATTGAAAGCTGCCGGGGTCGAGCCGGGACCGATTTATCAGCAAATCAAGGACAATGATATCGTTCATACAGACGATGGCCGCATTATCCGCCGTGATGATTACCTTGGGCCGGTAAAAAAGGGCCGGATCGTGACAATACTGGGCGACACACGGTCACCGGAGAAAAATCAATCCTTTGTCAAAGGCTCGGATGTACTGGTGCATGAAGCTACATTCGGCGATGAAAAAAAGCACTTGGCCAAAGCCTACTGTCATTCAACGGCAAAACAGGCAGCCCGTCTCGCTATTGATAGCGATATCGGAAAACTCATATTGACGCATATTTCATCCCGCTACCAGCAGGGTGATGATGATAAGCTGACTGAAGAGGCAAGAAAAATTTTCCCGATGACTGAACTTGCAAATGATTTTCATCAGGTAAGCATTGAATCCAAATAG
- the namA gene encoding NADPH dehydrogenase NamA, which translates to MNVTKLFSPFKFKNVELKNRIVMSPMCMYSCLEQDGKITPFHMTHYISRAAGQAGLVMTEATAVRPEGRISHEDLGIWDDEHVDGLKQLNGQIHSYGAKTGIQLAHAGRKARLDSTIYAPAAIAFNESSKTPEEMSLKDIETTVEAFKNGARRAKEADFDIIEIHGAHGYLINQFLSPLTNKRNDEYGGSRVNRYRFLQQVIKAVQNEWDGPIFVRISTDEYDPDGSTLNDMLYFADQMKQQGIDLIDCSSGGVVPASIHRYPGYQLKRCEIIKQETVIATGGVGLITTGIQAEEIVQNDRADLIFIGRALLRNPYWPKAAADELNETITPPKQYERGWK; encoded by the coding sequence ATCAATGTGACTAAACTCTTCAGCCCTTTCAAATTTAAAAATGTTGAACTAAAAAACCGTATTGTCATGTCACCGATGTGCATGTACTCCTGTCTGGAACAAGACGGAAAAATCACACCTTTCCACATGACACATTATATCTCACGGGCGGCCGGTCAAGCCGGACTCGTCATGACCGAAGCGACAGCCGTTAGACCTGAGGGCCGGATTTCCCATGAAGATTTAGGCATATGGGATGACGAGCATGTCGATGGTTTAAAACAATTAAACGGACAAATCCACAGCTATGGTGCCAAAACCGGCATTCAGTTGGCTCATGCAGGCCGGAAAGCACGACTCGACTCAACTATTTATGCACCTGCAGCGATTGCATTCAATGAATCATCGAAAACCCCGGAAGAAATGTCTTTAAAAGATATTGAAACAACGGTCGAAGCCTTTAAAAATGGCGCACGGCGGGCTAAAGAAGCCGATTTTGACATTATCGAAATTCACGGTGCCCACGGCTATTTGATTAATCAATTTCTTTCACCCCTCACGAACAAACGAAACGACGAATATGGCGGCAGCCGAGTAAATCGTTATCGTTTTCTGCAGCAGGTGATTAAAGCTGTTCAGAACGAATGGGACGGCCCGATTTTTGTCCGTATATCTACCGATGAATATGACCCGGACGGCAGCACACTGAATGATATGCTTTATTTTGCCGACCAAATGAAACAGCAAGGCATCGACCTCATTGACTGCAGTTCAGGCGGCGTTGTCCCGGCATCCATTCATCGCTATCCGGGTTATCAGCTGAAACGCTGTGAGATCATTAAGCAGGAAACAGTCATCGCCACTGGAGGCGTAGGGTTGATTACAACAGGCATTCAAGCAGAAGAAATTGTGCAAAATGACCGTGCTGACCTTATCTTTATCGGCCGCGCTCTGCTCAGAAACCCATATTGGCCAAAAGCAGCCGCCGATGAATTAAACGAAACGATTACGCCGCCAAAACAGTATGAACGGGGCTGGAAATAA